A window of the Vibrio fluvialis genome harbors these coding sequences:
- a CDS encoding ATP-dependent DNA helicase: protein MIAKTFSQQGALGKAIPGFQARQAQIDMAEAVANAIKHSSQLVVEAGTGTGKTFAYLVPALLSGKKVIISTGSKNLQEQLFHRDLPLMVGALGFHGNVALLKGRANYLCLDRLSRQMVESHTNEADPTLLTQLVKVRSWASETKTGDLGECDDLPEDSLVIPTITSTNDNCLGKECPSYQDCFVSKARRKAMEADVVVVNHHLFLADLAIKETGFGELIPEADVFIFDEAHQLPDIASQYFGQSVSSRQIQELAKDIEIGYRTEAKDMRQLQKVGDKLVQSAMDLRIVLGEPGYRGNWREAMQSPSISREIERVLDSLNFAIDVLKLALGRSQLLDTAFERANVIKGRIERVCDVSITGYSYWYDTTPRHFSLHITPLTVADKFHEQMEMKQGAWIFTSATLAVNDDFGHFTHRLGLTPTAQFSLPSPFDYEQQAKLCVPRYLPEPNSPGLADKLVRMLAPVIEQNQGRCFFLCTSHSMMRELGERFREQLTLPVLMQGETSKQKTLAEFMELGNALLVATGAFWEGIDVRGDTLSCVIIDKLPFTAPDDPLLKARIEDCKLRGGDPFAQVQLPEAVITLKQGVGRLIRDQKDKGALIICDNRLVTRDYGGIFLASLPPIPRTRDLDVVKDFLQHLSETAIN, encoded by the coding sequence ATGATCGCAAAAACCTTCTCTCAGCAAGGCGCACTCGGCAAAGCCATTCCGGGTTTTCAGGCTCGTCAGGCGCAAATTGATATGGCCGAGGCGGTCGCTAATGCCATTAAACATAGCTCGCAGCTGGTGGTCGAGGCCGGAACGGGTACGGGCAAAACCTTCGCCTATCTGGTCCCCGCACTGCTGAGCGGTAAAAAGGTGATCATCAGTACCGGCTCCAAGAACCTACAGGAGCAGCTGTTCCATCGCGATCTGCCGTTGATGGTTGGCGCGCTCGGTTTTCATGGCAATGTGGCACTGCTCAAAGGGCGGGCGAACTACTTATGTCTCGATCGCCTCAGCCGCCAGATGGTGGAGAGCCATACCAACGAAGCGGATCCAACGTTACTGACTCAGTTGGTCAAAGTACGCAGCTGGGCATCGGAAACCAAAACCGGCGATTTGGGTGAGTGCGACGATTTGCCTGAAGACAGCCTGGTGATCCCAACGATCACCTCGACCAACGATAACTGCCTTGGCAAAGAGTGCCCGAGTTATCAGGACTGTTTCGTTTCGAAAGCGCGCCGCAAAGCGATGGAGGCCGATGTGGTCGTGGTCAACCATCACCTGTTTTTGGCTGATTTAGCCATCAAAGAGACCGGCTTTGGCGAATTGATCCCAGAGGCGGACGTGTTTATTTTCGATGAAGCGCATCAACTGCCGGATATTGCCAGCCAGTATTTTGGTCAGTCGGTTTCAAGCCGCCAGATTCAAGAGCTGGCGAAAGACATCGAGATTGGTTATCGCACCGAAGCCAAAGACATGCGTCAACTGCAAAAAGTGGGCGACAAGTTAGTGCAATCGGCGATGGATTTGCGCATTGTGTTGGGTGAACCGGGTTATCGCGGTAACTGGCGCGAAGCGATGCAGTCGCCGTCTATTTCGCGCGAGATTGAACGGGTGCTTGATAGCCTCAACTTCGCCATTGATGTCCTTAAACTGGCGTTGGGTCGCAGCCAACTGCTCGATACCGCGTTTGAGCGTGCGAATGTCATCAAAGGACGCATCGAGCGAGTATGCGATGTGTCAATCACCGGTTATTCCTACTGGTATGACACCACGCCGCGCCATTTCAGCCTGCATATCACACCGCTGACGGTGGCTGATAAATTCCATGAACAAATGGAAATGAAGCAAGGGGCGTGGATTTTTACCTCAGCAACGCTGGCGGTGAACGACGACTTCGGCCATTTTACCCATCGCTTGGGCTTGACCCCGACCGCGCAGTTTTCTCTGCCCAGCCCGTTCGATTATGAGCAGCAGGCCAAACTGTGCGTGCCGCGTTATCTGCCTGAACCTAACAGTCCCGGACTTGCCGATAAACTGGTGCGCATGCTGGCTCCGGTGATAGAGCAAAACCAGGGGCGTTGCTTTTTTCTATGTACTTCGCACAGCATGATGCGCGAACTGGGAGAGCGGTTTCGTGAGCAACTGACGCTGCCAGTGTTGATGCAGGGGGAAACCAGCAAGCAGAAAACTCTGGCTGAGTTTATGGAACTCGGCAACGCGCTGTTGGTGGCTACAGGGGCCTTCTGGGAAGGTATAGATGTTAGAGGCGACACACTAAGCTGTGTTATCATCGACAAACTTCCGTTTACCGCACCTGATGACCCGCTGCTCAAAGCGCGTATTGAAGACTGTAAGCTACGTGGTGGCGATCCGTTTGCGCAGGTACAACTGCCTGAAGCGGTGATTACCTTAAAGCAGGGTGTGGGACGACTTATTCGAGACCAGAAAGACAAAGGAGCGCTGATCATCTGCGATAACCGCTTGGTGACCCGCGACTATGGAGGCATTTTCCTTGCCAGCCTACCGCCGATTCCGCGTACGCGGGATCTCGATGTGGTGAAAGACTTTCTGCAACATTTATCAGAAACAGCAATAAATTAG
- the purU gene encoding formyltetrahydrofolate deformylase, producing MEKKTLLTHCTDAPGLISKITNICYKHQLNIIHNNEYVDNTSGHFFMRTELEGYFNDETLLADLDHALPQGAKRKLISSSRKRVVILVTKEAHCLGDILMKNFDGSLDVDIAAVVGNYDTLQGLTEKFEIPYHCVSHEGLNRQEHEQKILEVIDKYQPDYVVLAKYMRVLTPGFVEKYHHKIINIHHSFLPAFIGAKPYQQAYERGVKIIGATAHFVTNDLDEGPIIKQDVIPVDHTFSAQDMAQAGRDVEKNVLSKALAKVLNDHVFVYGNKTVIL from the coding sequence ATGGAAAAGAAAACGCTCCTCACGCATTGTACAGATGCCCCGGGTTTGATCTCTAAAATCACCAATATTTGTTACAAGCACCAACTCAACATCATTCACAACAATGAATACGTGGACAACACCAGCGGCCATTTTTTCATGCGCACCGAGCTGGAAGGGTACTTCAACGATGAAACCCTGCTGGCGGATTTAGACCACGCCCTGCCACAGGGTGCCAAGCGTAAGCTCATCAGCTCAAGCCGTAAGCGGGTTGTGATTCTGGTGACCAAAGAAGCCCACTGTCTAGGCGACATTCTGATGAAAAACTTTGATGGCAGTCTGGACGTCGATATCGCCGCCGTCGTGGGTAACTACGATACGCTGCAAGGCCTGACCGAGAAGTTTGAAATCCCGTATCACTGCGTGTCTCACGAAGGTCTGAACCGTCAGGAACACGAGCAGAAGATTCTGGAAGTGATTGACAAGTACCAGCCGGATTACGTCGTGCTGGCAAAATACATGCGTGTTCTGACGCCGGGTTTTGTTGAAAAGTACCATCACAAAATCATCAACATTCACCACAGCTTCCTGCCAGCGTTCATTGGTGCGAAACCTTACCAGCAAGCGTATGAGCGCGGCGTGAAAATCATCGGTGCGACTGCGCACTTCGTGACCAACGATCTCGACGAAGGACCAATCATCAAGCAGGACGTGATTCCGGTCGATCACACGTTCAGCGCGCAGGATATGGCGCAGGCTGGCCGTGACGTTGAAAAGAACGTACTGAGCAAAGCATTAGCCAAAGTGCTCAACGATCATGTGTTTGTCTACGGCAACAAGACGGTGATTCTGTAA
- a CDS encoding NADPH-dependent 2,4-dienoyl-CoA reductase: MYPHLLQPLDLGFTQLRNRVLMGSMHTGLEEQKEGLHKLAAFYEERAKGGVGLIVTGGFSPNLRGRLHPFSAEFSKTKHAKAHQVVTEAVHRHGGKIALQLLHAGRYAMHPFAQSASSIKAPIAKFAPSEMSPRQIRKTIAAFANSAELAQLAGYDGVEVMGSEGYLLNQFICKRTNMRYDDWGGSYENRIRFPLEVVRAIREAVGKEFIIIFRLSMLDLVEEGSTFEEVLMLAKALEDAGVTIINTGIGWHEARIPTIATQVPRAAFAWVTEKIKPHLKVPVVTCNRINTPEQAEKIIASGQADMVSMARPFLADAEFVAKAEQGKAAFINTCIGCNQACLDNVFRGKRASCMVNPRACYETEIVVQPASVKKKVAVIGAGPAGLASATTLAERGHEVDLFERNDRIGGQFRLAMQIPGKEEFRETIRYFANRLEETGVRLHLDTEVTYDMLSGYDEVVMASGVEPRRVKIEGVDNPEKVVDYQTLIREKTPVGDKVAIVGAGGIGVDVATMITEPQGHNLQDWLHEWGIDTDIAHPGGLYPHPDSVSDKEVWLLQRRKGRVGRGPGKTTGWIHKRTLEKRGVHLLGGVSYDRIDPHGLHISIDEQHKLLEVDKVVICAGQESVRPFEDKWEQLGDKLHVIGGADHAGELDAVRAIRQGVTLAVKL, from the coding sequence ATGTACCCACATCTGCTACAGCCTTTAGACCTTGGATTTACTCAGTTACGTAACCGCGTACTGATGGGATCGATGCATACCGGTCTTGAAGAACAAAAGGAAGGACTCCACAAACTTGCTGCCTTTTACGAAGAGCGCGCCAAAGGTGGCGTTGGTCTTATCGTTACCGGCGGTTTTTCACCGAATCTGCGCGGGCGCCTGCACCCATTCAGCGCAGAATTCAGCAAAACCAAACACGCTAAAGCGCACCAGGTAGTGACCGAAGCGGTACATCGTCACGGAGGCAAGATAGCGTTGCAACTGCTTCACGCAGGCCGCTACGCCATGCACCCATTTGCCCAGAGCGCCTCTTCAATTAAAGCACCGATCGCTAAATTTGCACCCAGCGAAATGAGCCCGCGTCAAATCCGGAAAACCATTGCGGCGTTTGCCAATAGCGCGGAACTGGCGCAGCTGGCTGGCTACGATGGTGTAGAAGTGATGGGCTCCGAGGGCTATTTGCTCAACCAATTTATTTGTAAACGCACCAACATGCGTTATGACGACTGGGGGGGCAGCTACGAAAACCGTATCCGTTTTCCGCTTGAAGTGGTGCGTGCCATTCGCGAAGCAGTCGGTAAAGAATTTATCATCATCTTCCGTCTGTCGATGCTCGATCTGGTCGAAGAAGGCAGCACTTTTGAAGAAGTTCTGATGCTGGCCAAAGCGTTAGAAGATGCGGGTGTGACGATCATCAATACGGGGATCGGCTGGCATGAAGCCCGTATTCCGACGATTGCGACTCAGGTGCCGCGAGCAGCGTTTGCCTGGGTAACCGAAAAAATCAAACCGCACCTTAAGGTGCCCGTGGTCACCTGCAACCGTATTAACACGCCGGAGCAGGCAGAAAAAATTATTGCCAGCGGTCAGGCAGATATGGTGTCGATGGCGCGTCCGTTCCTGGCTGACGCAGAGTTTGTCGCTAAAGCAGAGCAGGGCAAAGCCGCTTTTATCAACACCTGCATCGGCTGTAACCAAGCCTGCCTCGACAACGTGTTCCGTGGCAAACGGGCAAGCTGCATGGTCAACCCGCGTGCCTGTTATGAAACAGAAATCGTGGTGCAACCCGCAAGTGTGAAGAAAAAGGTGGCGGTGATTGGTGCCGGCCCCGCAGGTCTTGCCAGTGCGACGACGCTTGCAGAGCGTGGTCACGAGGTCGATCTGTTTGAACGTAATGACCGTATTGGTGGCCAGTTCCGCCTCGCGATGCAGATCCCGGGCAAGGAAGAGTTCCGTGAAACCATTCGCTATTTTGCCAACCGTTTGGAAGAAACGGGCGTGCGTTTGCACCTTGATACTGAAGTGACTTACGACATGCTCTCTGGTTACGACGAAGTGGTCATGGCGTCAGGCGTTGAGCCACGCAGAGTAAAAATTGAAGGCGTGGATAACCCTGAGAAAGTCGTCGATTACCAAACGCTGATCCGCGAAAAGACACCAGTCGGTGACAAGGTGGCGATCGTCGGTGCCGGCGGCATCGGTGTGGATGTGGCGACTATGATCACCGAACCGCAAGGTCACAATCTCCAAGACTGGTTGCATGAGTGGGGCATCGACACCGATATCGCGCATCCTGGTGGTTTGTACCCGCATCCGGATTCGGTCAGCGACAAAGAAGTGTGGCTGTTGCAGCGTCGTAAAGGGCGTGTCGGCCGTGGTCCGGGTAAAACCACTGGCTGGATCCATAAACGCACACTGGAAAAACGCGGCGTTCACTTACTCGGTGGTGTGAGTTACGACAGGATTGACCCTCATGGCTTGCACATCTCGATTGATGAACAGCATAAGTTGTTGGAAGTCGACAAAGTGGTGATTTGTGCGGGGCAGGAGTCAGTGCGTCCGTTTGAAGACAAATGGGAGCAATTGGGCGACAAGCTGCACGTCATTGGCGGTGCCGATCATGCTGGCGAACTGGATGCGGTGCGCGCAATTCGCCAGGGTGTCACGCTGGCCGTTAAGCTGTAA
- the sppA gene encoding signal peptide peptidase SppA: MKQLFRFIGLIFKGIWKVITFIRLALTNLIFLLSLAIIYFVYIHAESPTPTVDKASALVLNLSGPIVEQSTYVNPMDSFAGSVLGQDLPKENVLFDIVDTLRHAKDDEKVSGLVLALRDMPETNLTKLRYIAKAINEFKASGKPVYAVGDFYNQSQYYLASYANKIFLSPDGAVMLRGYSAYNLYYKTLLEKLDVNTHVFRVGTYKSAIEPFIRDDMSDAARESASRWLTQLWGAYVDDVATNRQIDAKTLTPSMDEFLALLKQSSGNLADLSLKVGLVDELATRQQIRKELADIFGSDGDDSYNAVSYYDYRPTVTPKFDMANDDIAVVVASGAIMDGSQPRGTVGGDTLASLLRQARNDDKVKAVVLRVDSPGGSAFASEVIRNEIEAIKAAGKPVVISMSSLAASGGYWISMSGDQIVAQPTTLTGSIGIFSVITTFEKGLNKLGVYTDGVGTSPFSGVGVTTGLTDGVKDALQMGIEHGYHRFISLVAENRHMSEQDVDKVAQGRVWTAQDAQKLGLVDKLGDFDDAVALAASLAKLETYNLYWVEEPLSPAQQFLQDLFGQVRAGLGLDVSSLMPEALKPATKQLVSDASLLSSFNDPKGYYAFCLTCQVE, from the coding sequence ATGAAACAATTATTTCGATTTATCGGACTGATTTTTAAAGGTATTTGGAAAGTTATCACCTTTATTCGTCTGGCCCTCACCAACCTGATTTTCCTTCTCAGCCTGGCGATTATTTACTTCGTCTATATCCACGCTGAATCTCCAACGCCAACTGTCGACAAAGCGTCTGCGTTAGTGCTCAACTTGTCTGGCCCGATCGTGGAACAAAGCACCTACGTCAACCCGATGGACTCCTTTGCCGGTTCAGTATTGGGGCAGGATTTACCGAAAGAAAACGTGCTGTTCGACATCGTCGATACACTGCGTCATGCCAAGGATGATGAGAAAGTCAGTGGCCTGGTTCTGGCGCTTCGCGACATGCCGGAAACCAACCTGACGAAACTGCGTTACATCGCCAAAGCGATCAATGAGTTCAAGGCGTCCGGTAAACCAGTCTACGCCGTTGGTGATTTCTACAATCAGAGTCAGTACTACCTGGCCAGCTACGCCAACAAGATTTTCCTGTCACCGGATGGTGCGGTGATGCTGCGTGGCTACAGTGCCTACAATCTGTATTACAAAACCCTGCTGGAAAAACTTGATGTAAACACGCACGTCTTCCGCGTCGGCACATATAAGTCAGCGATCGAACCTTTCATTCGTGATGACATGTCGGATGCCGCGCGTGAATCGGCATCTCGCTGGTTAACACAGCTGTGGGGGGCGTATGTGGATGATGTGGCGACGAATCGCCAGATCGATGCAAAGACGCTGACTCCAAGCATGGATGAGTTCCTGGCTCTGCTGAAACAGTCATCCGGTAATCTGGCAGACCTGTCCCTTAAAGTCGGCTTGGTCGATGAATTGGCAACACGCCAGCAAATCCGCAAAGAGTTGGCCGATATCTTTGGCAGTGATGGCGATGACAGCTACAACGCTGTGAGCTACTACGATTACCGACCAACGGTCACGCCAAAGTTTGACATGGCGAACGACGATATCGCGGTCGTGGTCGCAAGCGGTGCGATCATGGATGGTTCACAACCACGCGGTACCGTGGGCGGTGACACCTTAGCCTCACTACTTCGTCAGGCTCGTAACGACGACAAAGTGAAAGCCGTGGTGCTGCGTGTCGACAGTCCGGGAGGCAGCGCATTTGCGTCGGAAGTGATTCGCAACGAAATTGAAGCGATCAAAGCGGCTGGCAAACCGGTAGTGATCTCAATGTCGAGCCTGGCTGCGTCTGGCGGTTATTGGATCTCCATGAGCGGTGACCAAATCGTAGCGCAACCAACCACATTAACGGGCTCTATTGGTATTTTCAGCGTCATTACCACCTTTGAAAAAGGATTGAATAAGCTCGGCGTGTACACCGATGGCGTTGGTACTTCACCTTTCTCTGGCGTTGGCGTGACGACGGGGCTGACGGACGGCGTGAAAGATGCACTGCAAATGGGTATCGAGCATGGTTACCACCGTTTCATTTCTTTGGTTGCCGAAAACCGCCACATGTCTGAACAGGACGTCGACAAGGTGGCTCAGGGCCGCGTCTGGACTGCGCAAGATGCGCAGAAACTCGGGTTAGTAGACAAACTGGGTGACTTCGATGACGCAGTGGCGTTGGCTGCCAGTTTGGCCAAACTGGAGACATACAACCTGTACTGGGTGGAAGAACCACTGAGCCCGGCGCAGCAGTTCCTGCAGGATCTGTTCGGTCAGGTACGTGCTGGTTTGGGGCTTGATGTTTCCAGCCTGATGCCAGAAGCATTAAAACCTGCCACCAAACAGCTCGTGTCCGACGCCAGTCTGCTAAGCAGCTTCAATGATCCGAAAGGCTATTACGCGTTCTGTTTGACCTGTCAGGTTGAATAA
- the ansA gene encoding asparaginase, with the protein MTRKHIYIAYTGGTIGMKKSDHGYVPVEGFMEKQLASMPEFHRPEMPQFTIHEYEPLIDSSDMTPEDWQKIADDIRDNYDKYDGFVILHGTDTMAYTASALSFMLENLGKPVIVTGSQIPLAELRSDGQANLLNALHIAANYPINEVTLFFNNQLMRGNRSTKSHADGFNAFTSPNLPPLLEAGINIQVSNNVKLGVQPEGEFRVQNITPQPIGVITMYPGISHEVIRNTLLQPVNAMILLTFGVGNAPQKPELLAQLKDASERGVIVVNLTQCLAGKVNMGGYATGCALADAGVISGFDMTPEAALAKLHYLLSQNLSYEEVKVRMQQVLRGEMSL; encoded by the coding sequence ATGACAAGAAAACATATCTATATCGCCTACACTGGCGGCACCATCGGTATGAAAAAATCCGATCATGGTTACGTGCCGGTTGAAGGCTTTATGGAGAAGCAACTGGCGAGTATGCCGGAATTCCACCGTCCGGAAATGCCACAGTTCACCATTCATGAATACGAACCGCTGATCGACTCTTCCGATATGACGCCAGAGGACTGGCAGAAAATTGCGGACGACATTCGCGACAACTACGACAAATACGATGGTTTTGTGATTCTGCATGGCACTGATACCATGGCTTATACCGCCTCTGCACTGTCGTTCATGCTGGAAAACCTGGGTAAGCCAGTCATCGTAACCGGCTCACAGATCCCGCTGGCAGAGCTGCGTTCTGACGGCCAAGCAAACCTGCTTAACGCGTTACACATTGCGGCGAATTACCCGATCAACGAAGTGACGCTGTTCTTCAACAATCAGCTGATGCGCGGAAACCGCAGTACCAAATCCCATGCGGATGGTTTTAACGCTTTCACCTCACCTAACCTGCCACCCCTGCTGGAAGCGGGTATTAACATTCAGGTGAGCAACAACGTGAAACTGGGCGTGCAACCGGAAGGCGAATTCCGTGTACAGAACATCACTCCACAGCCAATCGGCGTGATCACTATGTATCCGGGTATCTCACACGAAGTGATTCGCAACACGCTGTTGCAACCTGTGAACGCGATGATTCTGTTGACGTTCGGTGTCGGTAACGCACCACAAAAACCAGAGCTACTGGCGCAGTTGAAAGATGCCTCTGAACGCGGCGTGATCGTAGTGAACCTGACCCAATGTCTGGCGGGTAAAGTCAACATGGGCGGTTATGCGACAGGCTGTGCGCTGGCAGATGCCGGCGTGATCAGCGGTTTTGATATGACTCCGGAAGCAGCATTGGCAAAACTGCATTACCTATTGAGCCAGAACTTATCGTACGAAGAAGTGAAAGTGCGCATGCAACAAGTTCTGCGTGGCGAAATGAGCCTGTAA
- a CDS encoding YeaC family protein, with protein sequence MDANQLIDAITPEAYERLVFAVETGKWPEGTTLSQEQRDYCMQAVMLYQSKHNLNADHMSVGVGGDVVFKSKAELKKRFQQGQEDIVRINPNQE encoded by the coding sequence ATGGATGCAAATCAATTAATCGATGCAATCACACCCGAAGCGTATGAGCGTTTAGTGTTCGCTGTGGAAACGGGTAAGTGGCCTGAGGGTACAACACTTTCTCAGGAGCAGCGAGATTACTGTATGCAAGCTGTGATGTTGTATCAGTCAAAACACAATCTGAATGCCGACCACATGAGTGTCGGTGTGGGGGGCGATGTGGTGTTTAAATCAAAAGCGGAGCTGAAAAAGCGTTTTCAGCAGGGCCAGGAAGACATCGTTCGCATCAATCCAAACCAAGAGTAA
- a CDS encoding DUF2989 domain-containing protein — MNSVKTLVILSLPLLLSGCFENRKNTEKLCADNPNLRCEHLNMDDGQCRIPRTDLIWHRYEVLKNPSVDNKIQEYSFVSAYRKCLELASQIQPIDQSALKERRFDALIHTGKEQERLVSELRQMRTPHSLYFLWSQTGDNQARREFLQMEGKPELETAELQYALATFYTSRDREKTIRLLNHALELSNGQTVNTEIFKSLASTYQALNDKEHAYVWAMVGKSFGVPLATPAELELLYGFSPDKFKRLEGLADEVIKAINTGQFSSHMIPNILE; from the coding sequence ATGAACAGCGTAAAAACCTTAGTTATTTTGTCTCTACCGTTGTTACTCAGCGGATGTTTTGAGAATCGTAAGAACACAGAAAAGCTCTGCGCTGATAACCCTAACCTGCGTTGCGAACACCTCAACATGGACGACGGCCAGTGCCGTATTCCGCGTACCGATCTAATCTGGCACCGCTATGAGGTGCTCAAAAATCCGAGTGTGGACAACAAAATTCAGGAATATTCCTTCGTTAGTGCCTACCGCAAGTGCTTGGAGCTAGCATCGCAGATCCAGCCGATTGATCAATCGGCGCTGAAGGAAAGGCGTTTTGATGCGCTAATTCATACCGGCAAAGAGCAAGAACGCCTGGTTAGCGAGCTGCGTCAAATGCGTACGCCGCATTCGCTCTATTTCTTGTGGAGCCAGACTGGTGATAATCAGGCGCGCCGTGAATTCCTGCAAATGGAAGGCAAGCCCGAGCTGGAAACCGCCGAACTGCAATACGCTTTGGCGACATTCTACACGTCGCGGGATCGTGAAAAGACCATCCGCCTGCTGAACCATGCGTTGGAACTCAGTAATGGTCAAACCGTCAACACAGAGATTTTTAAATCACTCGCGAGCACTTACCAAGCGCTGAATGACAAAGAACACGCCTATGTATGGGCCATGGTAGGCAAATCATTTGGTGTACCGCTGGCAACCCCAGCCGAACTGGAATTGCTCTACGGATTCAGTCCGGACAAATTTAAGCGGCTGGAAGGTTTGGCAGACGAAGTCATCAAAGCGATTAACACAGGCCAATTCTCCAGCCACATGATTCCTAACATCTTGGAATGA
- the msrB gene encoding peptide-methionine (R)-S-oxide reductase MsrB, giving the protein MVLKDEKVKKPDEYWRERLSEEEYYVCRERGTEAPFTGKLLHNKETGIYHCTCCEAPLFRSENKYDSGCGWPSFDAPVNDEAIRYLDDRSHGMVRTEIRCAACDSHLGHVFPDGPVTTGERFCVNSVSLIFNKI; this is encoded by the coding sequence GTGGTTCTGAAAGACGAAAAAGTAAAAAAACCTGATGAATACTGGCGTGAACGCCTGAGTGAAGAAGAATACTATGTATGCCGTGAGCGAGGGACGGAGGCTCCTTTCACTGGCAAACTTTTGCATAATAAAGAGACAGGGATTTACCACTGTACATGCTGTGAAGCGCCACTTTTCCGCTCTGAAAACAAGTATGATTCTGGGTGCGGTTGGCCGAGTTTTGATGCACCAGTTAACGATGAAGCTATTCGTTATTTAGATGATCGTAGTCACGGAATGGTGCGTACTGAAATCCGTTGTGCAGCCTGTGACAGCCATTTAGGGCACGTTTTTCCCGATGGCCCGGTGACGACTGGCGAACGATTTTGTGTAAATTCTGTGTCGTTAATTTTCAACAAAATTTAA
- the gap gene encoding type I glyceraldehyde-3-phosphate dehydrogenase, producing MTIKVGINGFGRIGRFVFRAAQERNDIEVVGINDLIDVDYMAYMLKYDSTHGRFNGTVEVEGGNLIVNGKTVRVTAERNPEDLKWDAIGVDVVAEATGLFLTDETARKHITAGAKKVVLTGPSKDATPMFVNGVNFDTYAGQDIVSNASCTTNCLAPIAKVLNDKFGIVSGLMTTVHATTATQKTVDGPSAKDWRGGRGASQNIIPSSTGAAKAVGVVLPELNGKLTGMAFRVPTANVSVVDLTVNLDKAASYADICKAMKEASEGELKGVLGYTEDAVVSQDFIGETCTSVFDAAAGIALTDKFVKVVSWYDNEIGYSNKVLDLIAHISK from the coding sequence ATGACTATCAAAGTAGGTATTAACGGTTTTGGCCGTATCGGTCGTTTCGTATTCCGTGCAGCACAAGAGCGCAATGACATCGAAGTTGTAGGTATCAACGACCTGATCGACGTAGATTACATGGCATACATGCTAAAATACGACTCAACTCACGGCCGTTTCAACGGTACTGTTGAAGTTGAAGGTGGTAACCTGATCGTAAACGGTAAGACTGTACGTGTTACTGCAGAACGTAACCCAGAAGACCTGAAATGGGACGCAATCGGTGTTGACGTTGTAGCTGAAGCAACTGGTCTGTTCCTGACTGACGAGACTGCACGTAAGCACATCACTGCTGGTGCGAAGAAAGTTGTTCTGACTGGTCCTTCTAAAGACGCAACTCCAATGTTCGTTAACGGCGTAAACTTCGACACTTACGCAGGTCAAGACATCGTTTCTAACGCTTCTTGTACTACAAACTGTCTGGCTCCAATCGCTAAAGTTCTTAACGACAAGTTCGGTATCGTGTCTGGTCTTATGACTACAGTTCACGCTACTACTGCAACTCAAAAAACTGTTGACGGTCCTTCTGCGAAAGACTGGCGCGGTGGTCGTGGTGCTTCTCAGAACATCATCCCATCTTCAACTGGTGCAGCTAAAGCAGTAGGCGTTGTTCTTCCAGAACTGAACGGCAAACTGACTGGTATGGCTTTCCGCGTACCAACTGCTAACGTTTCTGTAGTTGACCTGACTGTTAACCTAGACAAAGCAGCTTCTTACGCAGACATCTGTAAAGCAATGAAAGAAGCTTCTGAAGGCGAACTGAAAGGCGTTCTAGGCTACACTGAAGACGCAGTAGTTTCTCAAGACTTCATCGGCGAAACTTGTACTTCTGTATTCGATGCAGCAGCTGGTATCGCACTGACTGACAAATTCGTTAAAGTTGTATCTTGGTACGACAACGAAATCGGTTACTCAAACAAAGTTCTAGACCTGATCGCTCACATCTCTAAATAA